From Bombus huntii isolate Logan2020A chromosome 4, iyBomHunt1.1, whole genome shotgun sequence, one genomic window encodes:
- the LOC126865050 gene encoding ras-related protein Rap-2a — translation MMKGRHQFRRRFSLQPSSLKEGQEDGTTKNIRNERLSESDSGGGKQVESSIRHKIVVMGAAKVGKSAIINQFLYNTFTPKYKRTVEEMHHGDFNVSGIHLTLDILDTSGSYEFPAMRDLSIKSADAFILVYDIHDANTFLEVKTLRTQILNTKGAVPIVVVGNKVDVTDSAQEVDTDSTRELVIMKWENGFVEVSAKENLNISQVFKELLIQAKLKYNLSPALRRRRRQSLPPPQHLNSRSSSAHVPSPAQLQHLQQIRERSESKRNSCILS, via the exons ATGATGAAAGGTCGGCATCAATTTCGTCGTCGCTTCAGTCTACAACCGTCATCGTTGAAAGAGGGCCAAGAAGATGGAACGACGAAAAACATTAG aAATGAGAGACTGTCAGAGTCAGACAGCGGCGGTGGAAAACAAGTGGAGAGTTCCATACGACACAAGATCGTGGTGATGGGCGCCGCGAAAGTTGGCAAATCCGCGATAATTAACCAGTTCCTCTACAACACATTCACGCCAAAGTACAAGCGAACGGTAGAAGAGATGCATCACGGTGATTTCAATGTTTCCGGGATACATTTGACGCTCGACATCCTGGACACCTCAGGCTCGTACGAGTTTCCGGCTATGAGAGACCTATCCATCAAGTCTGCGGACGCGTTTATTCTCGTCTACGATATTCACGATGCTAACACGTTCCTTGAGGTGAAGACTCTGAGAACACAGATCCTAAACACCAAAGGCGCCGTGCCCATTGTTGTCGTTGGCAATAAAGTCGACGTGACCGACTCGGCACAAGAG GTGGATACAGACAGCACGAGAGAACTTGTGATCATGAAATGGGAGAACGGCTTCGTAGAAGTGTCCGCCAAGGAGAACCTGAACATTTCGCAGGTGTTTAAGGAACTACTGATACAAGCGAAACTAAAATACAACTTGAGCCCAGCGTTGAGACGTCGTCGCCGGCAATCATTGCCGCCACCGCAGCATTTGAATTCCCGTAGCAGCAGCGCTCACGTTCCATCGCCGGCGCAGCTACAGCATTTGCAGCAAATTCGTGAACGTTCCGAGTCCAAGAGGAATTCCTGTATTCTATCGTAA
- the LOC126865047 gene encoding uncharacterized protein LOC126865047 isoform X1, with amino-acid sequence MNRTNFRIKLDLCKYHKDLHRFCWIFIDSTKMINIKDVKTHINLLFRINEPFDLFLNEVEYLPPNEDVRILKENETVLVLPKTQLSNIQLSNIQLSSTQLINQLHLAVSNPVSPIDAGKQDPESSPADSKQIGPTAINSPAAKSSPVQQEFSSDITDKLQNSKESTDAEIPYVYARRKRARRRKSSKPEQLLLNEGDRSSKAYVINAKVVPLGKHIRFDNIDDEICLENPVTCPETIRGVHTTVSPVHELTNLLSMVNNSTPPTFENNRVKNTVNAKHQSNEVNGVNTNVSASIASIMALGESKEFANTDLETYPVMTTKPKINDIIAFKMLKIGSDFTPQVSNFIVAEVVSCSPEKSLYIFKVLQGLSEVQVPVGKLNCMDESEERVMNNTIKLNYAQIMKPRLVSVSNTKHSFSLTS; translated from the exons atgaacCGGACAAATTTCCGTATTAAACTCGATTTGTGTAAATACCATAAAGATCTGCATCGCTTTTGTTGGATTTTTATTGACTCGactaaaatgataaatataaagGATGTAAAAACACATATTAATCTACTGTTCCGCATTAATGAGCCATTTGATTTGTTTCTAAACGAAGTTGAATATTTACCACCTAACGAGGACGTACGGATTTTGAAGGAGAATGAAACTGTTTT GGTTTTACCTAAGACTCAACTAAGCAATATTCAACTAAGCAATATTCAACTAAGCAGTACTCAACTGATAAATCAGCTTCATTTAGCCGTCAGCAACCCAGTTTCACCAATAGACGCAGGTAAACAAGATCCAGAAAGTAGTCCTGCAGATTCAAAACAAATTGGACCAACAGCGATAAATTCTCCTGCTGCAAAGTCAAGCCCTGTGCAACAGGAATTTTCGAGTGATATAACAGACAAATTGCAAAATTCTAAAGAAA GTACAGATGCAGAAATTCCTTATGTATATGCAAGGAGAAAACGTGCACGAAGACGGAAAAGCTCGAAACCTGAACAGCTACTGTTAAACGAAGGAGACAGATCTAGTAAAGCCTATGTTATAAATGCTAAAGTTGTCCCTCTTGGTAAACATATTCGTTTTGATAACATAGATGACGAAATTTGTCTAGAAAATCCAGTTACATGTCCAGAAACGATAAGAGGAGTCCATACTACTGTATCACCTGTTCATGAacttacaaatttattatcaATGGTTAATAATTCTACTCCACCTACCTTTGAGAACAACAGGGTAAAGAACACGGTGAATGCAAAGCATCAAAGCAATGAAGTAAATGGAGTCAATACAAATGTTAGCGCAAGTATAGCTTCAATTATGGCATTGGGAGAATCAAAAGAGTTTGCGAATACAGATCTTGAAACATATCCAGTCATGACAACAAAACCAAAAATTAATGATATTATAGCATTTAag ATGCTCAAGATTGGCTCAGATTTTACACCACAAGTATCAAACTTTATTGTTGCAGAAGTTGTTTCTTGTAGTCCAGAAAAATCACTATACAtctttaaagtattac AAGGCTTGTCAGAAGTGCAAGTGCCAGTTGGAAAACTTAACTGTATGGATGAGTCAGAGGAACGTGTGATGAACaatacaattaaattaaattatgcaCAAATAATGAAACCTAGATTAGTATCTGTATCAAACACTAAACATTCGTTTTCGTTGACTTCCTGA
- the LOC126865047 gene encoding uncharacterized protein LOC126865047 isoform X2, producing the protein MNRTNFRIKLDLCKYHKDLHRFCWIFIDSTKMINIKDVKTHINLLFRINEPFDLFLNEVEYLPPNEDVRILKENETVLVLPKTQLSNIQLSNIQLSSTQLINQLHLAVSNPVSPIDAGKQDPESSPADSKQIGPTAINSPAAKSSPVQQEFSSDITDKLQNSKESTDAEIPYVYARRKRARRRKSSKPEQLLLNEGDRSKNPVTCPETIRGVHTTVSPVHELTNLLSMVNNSTPPTFENNRVKNTVNAKHQSNEVNGVNTNVSASIASIMALGESKEFANTDLETYPVMTTKPKINDIIAFKMLKIGSDFTPQVSNFIVAEVVSCSPEKSLYIFKVLQGLSEVQVPVGKLNCMDESEERVMNNTIKLNYAQIMKPRLVSVSNTKHSFSLTS; encoded by the exons atgaacCGGACAAATTTCCGTATTAAACTCGATTTGTGTAAATACCATAAAGATCTGCATCGCTTTTGTTGGATTTTTATTGACTCGactaaaatgataaatataaagGATGTAAAAACACATATTAATCTACTGTTCCGCATTAATGAGCCATTTGATTTGTTTCTAAACGAAGTTGAATATTTACCACCTAACGAGGACGTACGGATTTTGAAGGAGAATGAAACTGTTTT GGTTTTACCTAAGACTCAACTAAGCAATATTCAACTAAGCAATATTCAACTAAGCAGTACTCAACTGATAAATCAGCTTCATTTAGCCGTCAGCAACCCAGTTTCACCAATAGACGCAGGTAAACAAGATCCAGAAAGTAGTCCTGCAGATTCAAAACAAATTGGACCAACAGCGATAAATTCTCCTGCTGCAAAGTCAAGCCCTGTGCAACAGGAATTTTCGAGTGATATAACAGACAAATTGCAAAATTCTAAAGAAA GTACAGATGCAGAAATTCCTTATGTATATGCAAGGAGAAAACGTGCACGAAGACGGAAAAGCTCGAAACCTGAACAGCTACTGTTAAACGAAGGAGACAGATCTA AAAATCCAGTTACATGTCCAGAAACGATAAGAGGAGTCCATACTACTGTATCACCTGTTCATGAacttacaaatttattatcaATGGTTAATAATTCTACTCCACCTACCTTTGAGAACAACAGGGTAAAGAACACGGTGAATGCAAAGCATCAAAGCAATGAAGTAAATGGAGTCAATACAAATGTTAGCGCAAGTATAGCTTCAATTATGGCATTGGGAGAATCAAAAGAGTTTGCGAATACAGATCTTGAAACATATCCAGTCATGACAACAAAACCAAAAATTAATGATATTATAGCATTTAag ATGCTCAAGATTGGCTCAGATTTTACACCACAAGTATCAAACTTTATTGTTGCAGAAGTTGTTTCTTGTAGTCCAGAAAAATCACTATACAtctttaaagtattac AAGGCTTGTCAGAAGTGCAAGTGCCAGTTGGAAAACTTAACTGTATGGATGAGTCAGAGGAACGTGTGATGAACaatacaattaaattaaattatgcaCAAATAATGAAACCTAGATTAGTATCTGTATCAAACACTAAACATTCGTTTTCGTTGACTTCCTGA